From a single Streptomyces sp. NBC_01264 genomic region:
- the cobT gene encoding nicotinate-nucleotide--dimethylbenzimidazole phosphoribosyltransferase: MTTLNLDDFSDLIERPDGGVRRDAEERRERLAVPVGALGRLDELAEWLAAAQGRVPVKPIERPRVVLFAADHGVASEGVSVRAAGTAHELVRAVLDGRSPVAVLAARLGASVRIVDAGLDCHLDLLPPEITKHRVRRGSGRIDVEDALTTEEAEAALLLGMRIADEEADSGTDLVVLGDLSVGGTTVAATLVAALCGTDASVVTGRGGMPIDDLTWMRKCAAIRDALRRARPVLGDQVALLATVGGADVAAITGFLLQCAVRRTPVILDGVVSAACGLVAQRAAFRAPDWWLAGQASGEPGQAKALDRMALNPVLDHGVTVGEGTGALLALPLVQAAAALAAELPERAAEPTE, encoded by the coding sequence ATGACCACGCTGAATCTCGACGACTTCTCCGATCTGATCGAGCGCCCCGACGGGGGCGTCCGGCGTGACGCCGAGGAACGCCGTGAACGGCTGGCCGTGCCGGTCGGGGCGCTGGGGCGGCTCGACGAACTCGCCGAGTGGCTCGCCGCCGCGCAGGGCCGGGTGCCGGTCAAGCCGATCGAGCGGCCGCGCGTCGTGCTGTTCGCCGCCGACCACGGGGTGGCCTCCGAGGGGGTCTCCGTACGTGCCGCCGGCACCGCGCACGAGCTGGTGCGGGCCGTCCTGGACGGCCGGAGCCCGGTGGCGGTGCTGGCCGCGCGGCTCGGGGCCTCCGTACGGATCGTGGACGCCGGCCTGGACTGCCACCTCGACCTGCTGCCCCCGGAGATCACCAAGCACCGCGTCCGGCGCGGCAGCGGGCGGATCGACGTCGAGGACGCGCTGACGACCGAGGAGGCCGAGGCCGCGCTGCTCCTCGGGATGCGGATCGCCGACGAGGAAGCCGACTCCGGGACCGACCTGGTCGTGCTCGGCGACCTGAGCGTCGGCGGAACCACCGTCGCCGCGACCCTGGTCGCCGCCCTGTGCGGGACGGACGCCTCCGTGGTCACCGGCCGCGGCGGCATGCCGATCGACGACCTGACCTGGATGCGCAAGTGCGCGGCCATCCGCGACGCGCTGCGACGCGCCCGGCCCGTCCTCGGGGATCAGGTGGCGCTGCTCGCCACCGTGGGCGGCGCCGACGTCGCGGCGATCACCGGCTTCCTGCTCCAGTGCGCGGTGCGCCGCACCCCCGTGATCCTCGACGGGGTCGTCTCGGCGGCCTGCGGGCTGGTGGCCCAGCGGGCCGCTTTCCGGGCCCCGGACTGGTGGCTGGCCGGACAGGCCAGCGGGGAGCCGGGCCAGGCGAAGGCACTGGACCGGATGGCACTCAACCCCGTGCTCGACCACGGCGTCACTGTGGGAGAAGGAACCGGGGCGCTGCTGGCTCTCCCCCTCGTCCAGGCGGCCGCCGCACTCGCGGCGGAACTCCCCGAGCGAGCGGCCGAGCCGACCGAATGA